The genomic segment TATCATTTCTATCATAAATATTATAATCCAAAAGCTTGGTTGCAAAAAGAGGTAAAACACAAAAAGAAAGTAAAATAAAAACCCTCATACTACTTCTTTTTTAAAGTATTGTAGAACCGTTTTTGAATCCAAAATTTCATTGATACGAATGGCTAGGTTTTTTTCATATACCATAACCTCGCCTTTTCCAAAAATTCTTTTATTAATATATAATTCCACGCTCTCACCAGCTGGTTTTTCAAGATCAATAACAGAACCCACATTAAGCTTTAAAAGCTCGCTAACACTCATTTGTGTCGTACCAAGCTCGCTAACAAAATCAACAGTAATATCTAAAATATCCTCATAAGAATCAAGCAAACCTGCATGTTCGCCAAATTCATTTAATCTCTCCTCAGCCATTTTTCCTATAACCTATCCTAAAACTATCTCCATCAAAATCATAAGTAAAGGCTTTATCGAGTTTAAAATTTGAAAAATCGACGCGTCCAAGATATTCAGGAATTCCAAGCTTATATTCAACATTAGAATTGCTTTCTTTAAGTGTAAGCTTGGCATGTCCTATGATTTCATTTGCCATTTCTTTTGCCAAATCACACCAATCACTTTCATCAAAGGTAATATTTTTCAAAAAAATCTTTCTAAATTTTTCAAACACCTGCTTTGGAAAAAAAAGATAGAAGTCAAACTCGCCCTCTTGGCTAGAACTTAAACTAATACTCGCTCCATAAAGTTCTCCAGAAATTTGATCACTTTCTTTTAATTTACCCTTTAAAATATCCTCAAAAAAATGTCTTATAGAATCCTCAAGTGCACGAATCACTTTTTCCTCCTTTTAAAATAAACGAAATTTCATAATTATAAACAAAACAGCTTTAAAAAACAAGATTTATTCAAAAATTTCTTTGATTTTTTTAAAAATTTCTCTTATTTTGTATTCTTTAAAAAGCTGGACTATACTTGTCCCAACGATAGCCCCATCACAAATTTGCTTTATCTTTTGCACATCTTTTTTTGTTTTAATACCAAAACCCAAAAAAACAGGCAAAGAACTTTCCTCTCTGATATCCTTGACAAGAGTCTTAAGCTTTGCTTGTTCAGCCCTTTTGCCTCCGGTAATGCCAACACTTGCCACAGCATACACAAAGCCACTTCCCCTACTTAATATCTCTTTGATACGAGGCTTAGGCGTTGTTACGCTGATAAGTGGGATTAGGGCTAAATTTGCTTCTTCGCAAAGCCTAAAAAGCTCTTCATTTTCTTCAAAAGGAAGATCAGGCACGATAAGCCCTTTAATGCCTACTTCCTTAGCCTTTTTCACAAAGCTTTGCAAACCATAAGAAAAGATCACATTATAATACACCAAAAAAACAAGAATTTTAGAAGTTTTTACCTCACTTAAAAGCTCAAAGACCTTATGTATAGTCGCCCCTTTTTCTAAGGCTTTTAAAGCAGCTTCTGAGATAATTTTTCCATCAGCAATGGGATCAGAGTATGCTATACCAAGCTCTAAAATATCGATATTTGTTCTATCAAGCCCCTCTATAAAGGATTTTGTCATCTTAAGATCTGGATATCCAGCCACCATATACGCTACATTTGCCTTATCTTTAAAATGAGTTCTAAAATTAACCATAAATTCTTCCTTTTTTGTAAGCTTTGATCGTTTCTATATCCTTATCCCCTCTTCCTGAAAGATTGACAACTATGACGCTTTTTTTGCTTAAATCCTTGCAAATTTTTGGTAAAATAGCCAAGGCATGCGCACTTTCAATAGCACTTAAAATTCCTTCTTTTTTACACAAAAACTTTAAAGCCTCGATACACTCATCATCACTTACCGCATAATAACTTGCCCTTTTACTTTCAAACAAATGAGCATGAATAGGACCAATACCCGGATAATCAAGCCCAGCTGAAATACTATGCACAGGCAAGATATTACCCAGCTCATCTTGCAAAACCTTTGTTTTCATACCATGAATGATACCTGTTCGCCCCTTTGTTAAGGTCGCTGCATGATAAGGAGTATCCACGCCAAGCCCTCCTGCTTCAACGCCTATCAAACGCACTTTTTTATCTTCTATAAATTCATAAAAAATACCCACAGCATTACTTCCTCCACCCACACAAGCAATGATCATGTCAGCTTTTTTACCCAACTTTTTCAGCTGTTTTTTTGTCTCCTTGCCGATGATACTTTGAAAATGTGCTACGATTTGAGGATAAGGATAAGGTCCAACAGCACTTCCTATCACATAAAAGGATTTTTCTATCTCATTGATCCAAGTTTGCAAGGCAGCAGTTGTGGCTTCTTTAAGGGTCTTAAGTCCATTTTTAATGCCCACAACCCTAGCTCCTAAAAGCTCTATTTTATAAACATTTAAAGCCTGTCTTTGCATATCCGTTTCGCCCATATAAATTTCACATTCTAAGCCTAAAAGTGCTGCTGCTGTGGCGGTGGCTAGTCCATGCTGCCCTGCTCCTGTCTCGGCTATCACCTTTTTTTTGCCCATTTTCTTAGCTAAAAGTACTTGGGCTAAAGCATTGTTGATCTTATGTGCTCCTGTGTGATTTAAATCCTCTCTTTTTAAATAAATTTCATGTCCAAAATGCTTGCTTAAATTTCTAGCAAAATAAAGAGGTGTCTTGCGTCCTACATAGTTTTTAAGTAAATCTTTTAACTCTTTTTTAAAATCTTTTAAAAAAGCTATTTCATGAAAAGCCTTTTCTAAGTCCTTTAAAGCAAACATTGCTGTTTCTGGTACAAACTGCCCCCCAAATTCTCCATAATAACTCTTTTTCATTCTCCAAGCTCCTTTATAATCTTTTCTACCAAGCTTATATCCTTAAGTCCAGCTTTTATTTCAACCCTTGAGTTTAGATCCAAAAGCAAGGCCTTTGTTTTTAAGGCTTCTTTGATATTTTCAAGCCCTATGCCTCCAGCTAAGCCAAAATCAAGCTTATTTTCGCTTAAAAAAGCTTGTAAAATAGGCTCATCTAAAAGCTTCCAATCAAAGCTTAGCCCATTTCCTCCCTTAAATTTTCCCTTAGTATCAAAAAGGATCAAATCAGCAAAGACTTGCTCACTCAAGTCCTTTTTAAAATCTTCATTTATGCTTAAAACCTGCCAAAGCTCTAAATTTAAAGCCTTTAAGTCCTCATATAAGCTTTTTGAAATATTTTTATAAACTTGAACCACTTTTAGCTTACAAGCCTTGGCTAGTTCTAAGATAAGCTCATCTTTTTCATCTACAAAAACACCCACGCTTTTTTTACCATGCTCATTAATGATACTAGCTATCTCAACGGCTTTTTCAAAGCTTACTTGCCTTGGGCTTTTTGTAAAGATTAAGCCCATATAATCAAGCT from the Campylobacter sp. MIT 99-7217 genome contains:
- the fliN gene encoding flagellar motor switch protein FliN, with the protein product MAEERLNEFGEHAGLLDSYEDILDITVDFVSELGTTQMSVSELLKLNVGSVIDLEKPAGESVELYINKRIFGKGEVMVYEKNLAIRINEILDSKTVLQYFKKEVV
- the trpA gene encoding tryptophan synthase subunit alpha; the encoded protein is MVNFRTHFKDKANVAYMVAGYPDLKMTKSFIEGLDRTNIDILELGIAYSDPIADGKIISEAALKALEKGATIHKVFELLSEVKTSKILVFLVYYNVIFSYGLQSFVKKAKEVGIKGLIVPDLPFEENEELFRLCEEANLALIPLISVTTPKPRIKEILSRGSGFVYAVASVGITGGKRAEQAKLKTLVKDIREESSLPVFLGFGIKTKKDVQKIKQICDGAIVGTSIVQLFKEYKIREIFKKIKEIFE
- the trpB gene encoding tryptophan synthase subunit beta is translated as MKKSYYGEFGGQFVPETAMFALKDLEKAFHEIAFLKDFKKELKDLLKNYVGRKTPLYFARNLSKHFGHEIYLKREDLNHTGAHKINNALAQVLLAKKMGKKKVIAETGAGQHGLATATAAALLGLECEIYMGETDMQRQALNVYKIELLGARVVGIKNGLKTLKEATTAALQTWINEIEKSFYVIGSAVGPYPYPQIVAHFQSIIGKETKKQLKKLGKKADMIIACVGGGSNAVGIFYEFIEDKKVRLIGVEAGGLGVDTPYHAATLTKGRTGIIHGMKTKVLQDELGNILPVHSISAGLDYPGIGPIHAHLFESKRASYYAVSDDECIEALKFLCKKEGILSAIESAHALAILPKICKDLSKKSVIVVNLSGRGDKDIETIKAYKKGRIYG
- a CDS encoding phosphoribosylanthranilate isomerase, which produces MKKIKICGITESKNALELARLELDYMGLIFTKSPRQVSFEKAVEIASIINEHGKKSVGVFVDEKDELILELAKACKLKVVQVYKNISKSLYEDLKALNLELWQVLSINEDFKKDLSEQVFADLILFDTKGKFKGGNGLSFDWKLLDEPILQAFLSENKLDFGLAGGIGLENIKEALKTKALLLDLNSRVEIKAGLKDISLVEKIIKELGE